The DNA window TGAAGCGGCTATAGTCCAGGCCGCAGTTCGAACATTTGGGCGCGAAGCGCAGCAGCCCTGCATAAAGGGTCCGCGCTCCGCAACGGGGGCACAGACCCTTCAGGCTTGCATCGATCAGGCGTGGCGGCTCATCCGCCATCAGGCATTCCGACGCTGCGCGATCACCCGCCGTAGACGGGTGCGCCCCAGCCGCCCCACACGTAGATCACGATGAAGAGGAACAGCCAGACGACGTCAACGAAGTGCCAGTACCAGGCCGCTGCTTCGAAGCCGAAATGCTTTTCCGGGGTGAAGTCGCCGCGGATCGCGCGAACCAGGCAGACGATCAGGAAGATGGTGCCGATCAGGACGTGCGCGCCGTGGAAACCCGTCGCCATGAAGAAGGCCGAGCCGTAGTTGAGGCCCGCGAAGGAGAACGGCGCCTCGATATATTCGACCAGCTGGAAGGTCGAAAAGGCGATGCCCAGAATGATGGTGAGGCCCAAGCCGCGGATCAGGCCCTGACGATCTCCGTGCAGCAGCGAATGGTGCGCCCAGGTAACGGTGGTACCCGAGCACAGCAGGATCAGCGTGTTGAGCAGCGGCAGCTTGAGCGGATCGAGCACTTCGACGCCTGCCGGCGGCCACTGGCCACCAACCACTTCTGCGGCCGAGGGGAACAGGGAAAAGTCGAACCAGGCCCAGAACCAGCCCACGAAGAACATGACCTCGGAGGCGATGAACAGGATCATGCCGTAGCGTAGGTGCAGCTGAACCACCGGCGTGTGATCACCCGCATGGCTTTCCGCGATCACATCACCCCAC is part of the Novosphingopyxis iocasae genome and encodes:
- a CDS encoding cytochrome c oxidase subunit 3 encodes the protein MAGTKNHDYHILPTSPNPLIGSVAAMVMFFGLVRWMHDMPYGVAIWAVGVVGVIYTFFAWWGDVIAESHAGDHTPVVQLHLRYGMILFIASEVMFFVGWFWAWFDFSLFPSAAEVVGGQWPPAGVEVLDPLKLPLLNTLILLCSGTTVTWAHHSLLHGDRQGLIRGLGLTIILGIAFSTFQLVEYIEAPFSFAGLNYGSAFFMATGFHGAHVLIGTIFLIVCLVRAIRGDFTPEKHFGFEAAAWYWHFVDVVWLFLFIVIYVWGGWGAPVYGG